In the genome of Arthrobacter alpinus, the window ATTGGCCTCACCGACACCGCAGGCGTGTTGCGCAGCATTGACAAGCTGGAGAAGATCGGGGCCGAAAGGGTCGCCGAATTGCTCAAGAACGAGCTCGGCGCAACGGACGAGCAGGCGGCCAAAGCATTGGCGCTGGCCTCCATCCGCACAGAAGACACCTCATTCGTGGAAGCTGTACGCGCGCTTGGTGTGACCGATGAGCTCATGGAAGAAGGCCTGAACGAACTGGAACAGGTCATTGCCGCCGCGGTCAAGAGTGCCCCCGGTTCAGTTGTGGCCGACCTCTCCATTGCCCGTGGCCTTGATTACTACACGGGCACCGTCTACGAGACGGTCCTCGTAGGCCACGAGCAGCTCGGTTCCATCTGCTCCGGCGGTCGCTACGACGCGCTGGCTTCCAAGGGCAACCGCAAGTTCCCCGGCGTGGGCCTGTCCATCGGCGTGACCCGCCTCGTGGCACGCATCCTGAGCCAGGAATTCGCCAAGGCTTCCCGCAGTGTTCCCACGGCCGTCCTGGTCACCCTGGCTGACGAGAACAGCTGGTCCGAGGCACAAGAAGTGGCCACCGCCCTGCGTGCCCGCGGCATCTCCACCGAAGTTGCCGCCAAGGCTGACAAGTTCGGCAAGCAGATCAAGTACGCCGACAAACGCGGCATCCCTTACGTCTGGTTCACGGATGAAGACGGCACCCACCAGGTCAAGGACATCCGCAGCGGCTATCAAGTCGCAGCTGACCCGACCACCTGGATGCCCCCGGCCGAGGACCTGGTCCCGCAAATCACCCTGGCGTAACGCTCGGGCCGTTGCCGTTGCCGTTGCCGTTGCCGTGGTTGCGTTGGGGACAGGCCCGCCATTTTCCCGGCGACTATCCCCCGAGCGCTCCCACTGCTCGCAAGCTCGCAGCGGGTCCCTCGCGCCCGTGGGCCCAGACACCACGGCCGTGGGCGGCCTTT includes:
- the hisS gene encoding histidine--tRNA ligase codes for the protein MARNASLSGFPEWLPEERLVEQHVLDTLRRTFELHGFSSIETRAVETVGQLLRKGEIDKEVYGLSRLQDDDGNAAAAKDDPNALALHFDLTVPFARYVVENAGYLSFPFRRYQIQKVWRGERPQEGRAREFTQADIDVVADGVLPFRYDVELALVIAEALSALPIPAFKLRINNRKLAEGFYRGIGLTDTAGVLRSIDKLEKIGAERVAELLKNELGATDEQAAKALALASIRTEDTSFVEAVRALGVTDELMEEGLNELEQVIAAAVKSAPGSVVADLSIARGLDYYTGTVYETVLVGHEQLGSICSGGRYDALASKGNRKFPGVGLSIGVTRLVARILSQEFAKASRSVPTAVLVTLADENSWSEAQEVATALRARGISTEVAAKADKFGKQIKYADKRGIPYVWFTDEDGTHQVKDIRSGYQVAADPTTWMPPAEDLVPQITLA